One window of the Brevundimonas goettingensis genome contains the following:
- a CDS encoding biopolymer transporter ExbD, which produces MAAKLGGPGGGKYHVEQNADINVTPFVDIMLVLLIIFMVASSVATVSVEVKLPLSQVPPGENPPKPVFISITIDGRVYIGDGESSFDTLGADLNSQIGRRDPTKERIFIRADQQTRYGDFMHAMNSLQDAGFYSVALVGEDKAE; this is translated from the coding sequence ATGGCCGCCAAACTCGGAGGACCGGGCGGCGGTAAGTATCACGTCGAGCAGAACGCAGACATCAACGTTACGCCTTTCGTTGATATCATGCTCGTCCTGCTGATCATCTTCATGGTGGCGTCTTCGGTCGCCACCGTGTCGGTGGAGGTGAAACTTCCGCTTTCCCAAGTGCCGCCTGGTGAAAATCCGCCCAAGCCGGTGTTCATCTCGATCACCATCGACGGCCGGGTCTACATCGGCGACGGCGAGTCGAGCTTTGACACTCTGGGTGCGGACCTGAACAGCCAGATCGGCCGTCGGGATCCCACCAAGGAACGGATCTTCATCCGGGCCGACCAGCAGACCCGCTACGGCGATTTCATGCACGCCATGAACTCGCTCCAGGACGCGGGCTTCTACAGCGTCGCGCTCGTCGGCGAAGACAAAGCTGAGTAG
- a CDS encoding MotA/TolQ/ExbB proton channel family protein, with translation MLKKTNILLAMAGAAVLMASSPVLAQDTAAPAAAAPAAAAPAAAPAPAPAAEPAAEEASSSHGNITPISMFMEATPVVKVVMIGLLLASVFSWTLLIIKLIEFGSLNRKTDRFLEEFRGARTIADMHKVATDEAYEGNPLADMAAAATEEIQLSRQAGLSVTGDHRDSALARAQHAVSAVQAGLASRLSGGQQFLASTGSIGPFVGLFGTVYGIMNSFIGIVQSNTTNLASVAPGIAEALLATGIGLFAAIPAVVMYNYFNTRISAYGTRSDGFAAELLNAVSRQLDKGA, from the coding sequence ATGCTGAAGAAAACCAACATCCTCCTCGCCATGGCCGGCGCTGCCGTCCTTATGGCGAGCTCGCCGGTTCTGGCGCAGGACACCGCGGCCCCTGCCGCTGCTGCTCCGGCCGCCGCGGCTCCCGCCGCCGCCCCGGCTCCGGCTCCGGCCGCTGAACCCGCCGCCGAAGAGGCCTCGTCCTCGCACGGCAACATCACCCCGATCTCCATGTTCATGGAAGCGACCCCGGTCGTTAAGGTCGTCATGATCGGCCTGCTGCTGGCGTCGGTCTTCTCCTGGACCCTGCTGATCATCAAGCTGATCGAGTTCGGCAGCCTGAACCGCAAGACGGACCGCTTCCTGGAAGAGTTCCGCGGCGCCCGCACCATCGCCGACATGCATAAGGTCGCGACGGACGAGGCCTACGAAGGCAACCCGCTGGCGGACATGGCCGCCGCCGCCACCGAAGAAATCCAGCTGTCGCGTCAAGCTGGCCTCTCGGTCACCGGCGATCACCGTGACTCGGCTCTGGCCCGCGCCCAACACGCCGTCTCGGCCGTGCAAGCCGGTCTGGCCTCGCGTCTCTCGGGTGGTCAGCAGTTCCTCGCCTCGACCGGCTCCATCGGCCCGTTCGTCGGTCTGTTCGGCACCGTTTACGGCATCATGAACTCCTTCATCGGTATCGTTCAGTCGAACACCACCAACCTGGCCTCGGTTGCTCCGGGTATCGCTGAAGCCCTGCTCGCCACCGGTATCGGCCTCTTCGCCGCTATCCCGGCCGTCGTCATGTACAACTACTTCAACACCCGCATCTCGGCCTACGGCACCCGTTCGGACGGCTTCGCCGCTGAACTGCTGAACGCCGTCTCGCGTCAGCTCGACAAGGGAGCGTAA
- a CDS encoding DNA gyrase inhibitor YacG — protein MATCPICQRHPPEGKYKPFCSRRCADVDLGRWFTGGYAIPVRDDEPTDDEGGPAEGVRSPLRRPFDED, from the coding sequence ATGGCGACCTGTCCGATCTGCCAACGCCACCCGCCGGAAGGGAAGTACAAACCCTTCTGCTCGCGCCGCTGCGCCGACGTGGATCTCGGCCGCTGGTTCACGGGCGGCTATGCGATTCCGGTGCGCGACGACGAGCCGACGGACGACGAGGGCGGCCCGGCTGAGGGCGTCAGAAGCCCGCTACGGCGGCCTTTCGACGAAGACTGA
- a CDS encoding ribonuclease E/G, with the protein MSGEIEVFLDQTPGETRGLIARNGRYTHILIERDGDPAALRLGARSVGRVAEIDAGLRGAFVDLGAGQRGFLPLARTHDLKQGQKIEVQVSAEPREAKAATLRRIGAAEGEPRLLKAGLTVAEALAALAPRVEVQTGAVAIEAVWEAEEEALGRRVVLTGAGLDLAIQRTRALVAVDIDHVGRGAGGKSGGAKAANLLGLAEAARLIRLNRWGGLVAVDLVGAGQEAEPLIKAARAAFGDDPEIVFGPLNRFGVLMLSLPWRSTPLDEVLNAGEGRPTPRTRGIAVARKLRHALLTDTRAPRLFARCAPQEAEFAAPLVEKLGPRAHLRPDPAVPAGRCTIEEG; encoded by the coding sequence ATGAGCGGGGAGATCGAGGTCTTCCTCGACCAGACGCCCGGCGAGACGCGCGGCCTGATCGCCCGCAACGGCCGCTACACCCACATCCTCATCGAACGCGACGGCGACCCGGCGGCGCTGAGGCTCGGCGCCCGGTCGGTTGGCCGGGTGGCGGAGATCGACGCCGGGCTGAGAGGGGCGTTTGTCGATCTGGGAGCAGGGCAGCGAGGCTTCCTGCCGCTCGCCAGAACCCACGATCTGAAACAGGGCCAGAAGATCGAGGTCCAGGTCTCCGCCGAACCGCGCGAGGCCAAGGCGGCGACCCTGCGACGGATTGGCGCGGCCGAGGGCGAACCCAGGCTGCTGAAGGCCGGACTCACGGTGGCGGAGGCCTTGGCCGCGCTCGCCCCGCGCGTGGAGGTTCAGACCGGCGCGGTGGCCATCGAGGCCGTTTGGGAGGCGGAAGAGGAGGCTCTGGGGCGTCGGGTCGTCCTGACGGGGGCAGGCCTCGATCTGGCGATCCAGCGCACCCGGGCCTTGGTCGCGGTCGATATCGACCACGTCGGAAGAGGCGCGGGCGGCAAGTCGGGCGGGGCAAAGGCAGCGAATCTTCTGGGACTCGCCGAGGCGGCGCGGCTGATCCGGTTGAACCGCTGGGGAGGTCTGGTGGCCGTGGATCTGGTCGGGGCGGGTCAGGAGGCCGAGCCCCTGATCAAGGCGGCGCGGGCTGCGTTCGGCGACGATCCCGAAATCGTATTCGGGCCGCTGAACAGATTCGGCGTGCTGATGCTGTCCCTGCCGTGGCGGTCGACGCCGCTGGACGAGGTGCTCAACGCTGGGGAGGGGCGGCCGACGCCACGAACCCGGGGGATTGCGGTCGCGCGCAAGCTGCGCCACGCCCTGCTGACCGACACCCGCGCGCCCCGGCTGTTCGCCCGCTGCGCGCCGCAAGAGGCTGAATTCGCGGCCCCTCTGGTGGAAAAACTGGGTCCGCGCGCCCATCTGAGGCCGGACCCCGCGGTCCCTGCGGGCCGCTGTACGATCGAGGAGGGCTGA
- a CDS encoding Maf family protein — translation MSTRPELVLASASPRRIELLALIGIKPDRIDPADIDETPQRDETPSRLAVRLARSKAEVVAARSPAAVVLAADTVVAVGRRLLEKAADEAEVTRFLTLLSGRNHRVFTGVAVAHEGKVRTRVVDTRVSFKVLSPGEIADYVAGGDWRGKAGGYGIQGPAGAFVTRIVGSYPAVMGLPLFETVNLLAGAGWRK, via the coding sequence GTGAGCACCCGGCCTGAACTGGTGCTGGCTTCGGCCAGCCCGCGCCGCATCGAATTGCTGGCGCTGATCGGGATCAAGCCCGATCGCATCGATCCCGCCGACATCGACGAGACGCCGCAGCGCGACGAGACCCCGTCGCGGCTGGCGGTGCGTCTGGCCCGGTCCAAGGCCGAGGTCGTGGCGGCCCGGTCGCCCGCGGCGGTGGTCCTGGCCGCCGACACCGTGGTCGCCGTCGGACGCCGGCTGCTGGAAAAGGCCGCCGACGAGGCCGAGGTCACCCGCTTCCTGACCCTGCTGTCCGGTCGAAATCACCGCGTCTTCACCGGCGTCGCCGTGGCCCACGAGGGCAAGGTCCGCACCCGGGTGGTCGACACCCGCGTCAGCTTCAAGGTCCTGTCCCCGGGCGAGATCGCCGACTATGTCGCCGGCGGCGACTGGCGCGGCAAGGCGGGCGGATATGGCATCCAGGGTCCCGCCGGGGCCTTCGTCACCCGTATCGTCGGCAGCTATCCGGCGGTCATGGGCCTGCCGCTGTTCGAGACGGTCAATCTGCTGGCCGGCGCCGGCTGGCGGAAATAG
- the infA gene encoding translation initiation factor IF-1, which translates to MAKEELLEFPGVVSELLPNATFRVLLEDNNHEIIAHTAGKMRKNRIRVLAGDKVLVEMTPYDLTKGRITYRFK; encoded by the coding sequence ATGGCTAAGGAAGAACTGCTCGAGTTTCCCGGCGTCGTCAGCGAACTGCTGCCGAACGCCACGTTCCGGGTTCTGCTCGAGGACAACAACCACGAGATCATCGCCCATACAGCCGGCAAGATGCGCAAGAACCGCATCCGCGTCCTGGCCGGCGACAAGGTCCTGGTCGAAATGACGCCCTACGACCTGACCAAGGGCCGCATCACCTACCGCTTCAAGTAA